One Gammaproteobacteria bacterium DNA window includes the following coding sequences:
- a CDS encoding cob(I)yrinic acid a,c-diamide adenosyltransferase, with the protein MGQRLTRIYTRTGDDGTTGLGDGSRVVKDAVRVEVMGEVDELNSHIGAVLVQPVPEAVREPLAAIQHDLFDVGGELAVPGRRVMGPAQVRRLEASLDALNADLPSLREFVLPGGSPEAAACHVARAVCRRAERRLVTLGRTEFVNPHTREYLNRLSDLLFVLARVLTRNAGSGEVLWRPRGKED; encoded by the coding sequence ATGGGACAGCGGCTCACTCGCATCTACACGCGCACCGGTGACGACGGCACGACCGGGCTCGGTGACGGCAGCCGGGTCGTCAAGGACGCCGTGCGGGTGGAGGTGATGGGCGAGGTGGACGAGCTCAACAGCCACATCGGCGCCGTTCTCGTCCAGCCGGTGCCCGAGGCGGTCCGGGAACCCCTGGCCGCGATTCAGCACGACCTGTTCGACGTGGGCGGGGAGCTCGCGGTGCCCGGCCGACGGGTGATGGGGCCGGCGCAGGTGCGGAGGCTCGAGGCGTCGCTCGACGCGCTCAACGCGGACCTGCCCTCGCTGCGCGAGTTCGTCCTGCCGGGCGGGAGCCCCGAGGCCGCCGCGTGCCACGTGGCCCGGGCCGTCTGCCGGCGGGCCGAGCGCCGCCTGGTGACCCTGGGGCGAACGGAGTTCGTGAACCCGCACACCCGGGAGTACCTGAACCGGCTCTCGGACCTCCTGTTCGTTCTCGCCCGGGTGTTGACCCGGAACGCGGGCAGCGGCGAGGTCCTGTGGAGGCCCCGAGGCAAGGAGGATTGA
- a CDS encoding TIGR02281 family clan AA aspartic protease produces MAPAPAVESVQVLGLFKDRAVVLLGDRQRVLRPGETSPEGVKLVSANAREAVLEVDGQRATYRLGSRISTRFAGADERETSVRVWPGEDGTYTVAGSIDGFPVTLLIDTGASKVAMNGAQAKRLGIDYRKIGKPSFAATASGVVKTYEVVLKRVRVGEIELQEVEAGVIDGPHPREVLLGMSFLDRLEMSRSGKALELRKRP; encoded by the coding sequence GTGGCCCCCGCACCGGCCGTGGAGTCGGTGCAGGTCCTGGGGCTCTTCAAGGACCGGGCGGTGGTGCTCCTGGGGGACCGCCAGCGGGTCCTGCGCCCGGGCGAGACGAGCCCCGAGGGGGTCAAGCTCGTCAGCGCGAACGCCCGCGAGGCCGTCCTCGAGGTCGACGGCCAACGGGCGACCTACCGCCTCGGCAGCCGCATCAGCACCCGGTTCGCGGGCGCCGACGAGCGCGAGACGAGCGTCCGCGTCTGGCCGGGGGAGGACGGGACCTACACCGTGGCCGGGAGCATCGACGGCTTCCCGGTCACCCTCCTGATCGACACCGGGGCGAGCAAGGTCGCGATGAACGGCGCCCAGGCCAAACGCCTGGGCATCGACTACCGAAAGATCGGGAAGCCTTCCTTCGCGGCCACGGCCTCGGGCGTGGTGAAGACCTACGAGGTCGTGCTGAAGCGGGTCCGGGTCGGCGAGATCGAGCTCCAGGAGGTGGAGGCGGGGGTCATCGACGGCCCCCACCCCCGCGAGGTGTTGCTCGGGATGTCCTTCCTGGACCGGCTGGAGATGAGCCGCAGCGGCAAGGCCCTCGAGCTCAGGAAGCGGCCCTGA
- a CDS encoding TonB-dependent receptor, whose amino-acid sequence MIQSYVAEGDGAEGLVEFSANVRRFATLAVLAALPGVGSRPVAADGVLELPELVVTETRTPLAEGYALADVTVLDREAIERRQPLTLPDLLRGQRGLAVASAGGAGKQASLCLRGTGAKDVLVLVDGVRAGSATGGGFAWEFLPVAELDRVEIVRGPRSSLYGPDAVGGVVQVFTRRAEEEGTVLSARAGAGNRGTLLGQAGLSASDGGSEVTVHASGLETEGANARRPALVFGTLLDEPDRDGYRNHAVSGRLAHRFGPAAAASLHVLHAEGSTEYDGFPFDANETDFTQEVLGGRVDLRPLEGWQSSVTVGRSLDRRREYREGGAVPASRFDTESRTFSWQNDFPVGLGLLTVGADRLEQRVDSSVDYDRRSRSVNGAFVELQARAGAHRAVLGGRLDDNSQFGTAKTGNLAWGYELASGWEAVASWGTAFRAPTFNELYYPGFGNPDLRPERSHSVELSVAGRAGEWRPRLSVFRTRIHNLVAFPAPAYVGQNVDRAEIDGLELELTGSLGGWEPRVALTWLDPRDRATGDHLPRRPQEAAVFELDRLWGPAHVGLTWVVEGARYDDPANRERLGGFGVLDLRGRYRVAGGWTLEARAGNVLDHDYETVAGYPESGRSLFFSIGYTTGGT is encoded by the coding sequence GTGATCCAGTCGTATGTCGCGGAGGGCGACGGCGCGGAGGGTCTCGTGGAGTTTTCGGCGAATGTCCGCAGGTTCGCAACCTTGGCCGTCCTCGCGGCCCTGCCGGGTGTCGGCTCGCGCCCGGTGGCCGCGGACGGCGTCCTGGAGCTGCCCGAACTGGTTGTCACGGAGACGCGTACCCCCTTGGCCGAGGGCTACGCCCTGGCCGACGTCACCGTCCTCGACCGGGAGGCCATCGAGCGCAGGCAGCCCCTCACGCTCCCCGATCTGCTGCGCGGGCAACGGGGGCTTGCGGTGGCCAGTGCCGGCGGCGCCGGCAAGCAGGCCTCGCTGTGCCTGAGGGGAACCGGCGCAAAGGACGTTCTGGTGCTGGTCGACGGGGTGCGCGCGGGGTCGGCCACCGGCGGCGGCTTCGCGTGGGAGTTCCTGCCCGTCGCCGAGCTGGACCGGGTGGAGATTGTCAGGGGTCCCCGGTCGAGCCTCTATGGGCCGGATGCGGTCGGGGGCGTCGTCCAGGTCTTCACCCGGCGGGCCGAGGAGGAGGGGACGGTCCTCTCGGCGCGGGCGGGGGCGGGCAACCGCGGAACCCTCCTGGGGCAGGCCGGACTCTCGGCGAGCGACGGGGGGTCCGAGGTGACGGTGCACGCCAGCGGGCTCGAAACCGAAGGGGCCAACGCCCGCCGGCCCGCCCTCGTCTTCGGGACCCTGCTCGACGAGCCGGACCGGGACGGCTACCGGAACCACGCCGTGTCGGGGCGCCTGGCCCACCGTTTCGGGCCCGCGGCGGCGGCCTCCCTCCACGTGCTCCACGCCGAGGGCAGCACCGAGTACGACGGTTTCCCCTTCGACGCCAACGAGACCGACTTCACGCAGGAGGTCCTCGGCGGCAGGGTGGACCTGCGGCCGCTCGAGGGCTGGCAGTCCTCGGTCACCGTGGGGCGAAGCCTGGACCGCCGGCGTGAGTACCGGGAGGGTGGTGCGGTCCCGGCGTCCCGCTTCGACACCGAGTCGCGGACCTTCTCCTGGCAGAACGATTTTCCGGTGGGCCTGGGGTTGTTGACCGTGGGCGCCGACCGCCTGGAGCAGCGAGTCGACAGCTCGGTCGACTACGACCGGCGGTCGCGCTCGGTCAACGGGGCGTTCGTCGAGCTGCAGGCCAGGGCGGGTGCGCACCGGGCCGTGCTCGGGGGGCGTCTCGACGACAACAGCCAGTTCGGCACGGCGAAGACGGGTAACCTCGCGTGGGGGTACGAGCTCGCGTCCGGCTGGGAGGCCGTCGCATCCTGGGGCACGGCATTCCGTGCCCCCACGTTCAACGAGCTCTACTATCCCGGTTTCGGCAATCCCGACCTGCGTCCGGAGCGCTCGCACAGCGTGGAGTTGAGCGTCGCCGGCCGTGCGGGGGAGTGGAGGCCCCGGCTGTCGGTCTTCCGCACCCGGATCCACAACCTGGTCGCGTTCCCGGCGCCGGCCTACGTCGGCCAGAACGTGGACCGGGCGGAGATCGACGGGCTCGAGCTGGAGCTCACGGGCAGCCTCGGGGGCTGGGAGCCCCGGGTTGCGCTCACCTGGCTCGACCCGCGGGACCGGGCCACCGGGGACCACCTCCCGCGCCGCCCGCAGGAGGCGGCGGTCTTCGAGCTGGACCGCCTCTGGGGTCCCGCGCACGTGGGGCTGACCTGGGTGGTGGAAGGGGCACGGTACGACGACCCGGCGAACCGGGAGCGTCTGGGCGGCTTCGGGGTGCTCGACCTGCGGGGCCGCTACCGCGTGGCTGGGGGCTGGACCCTCGAGGCGCGCGCCGGGAACGTCCTCGACCACGACTACGAGACCGTGGCGGGCTACCCCGAGTCGGGCCGCAGCCTGTTCTTCTCCATCGGCTACACGACCGGCGGGACGTGA